The Acidimicrobiales bacterium nucleotide sequence GAAGGTCCGGACCAGCAATGCCGAAGAGGCAATGAGTCCAAAGCTCCATCCAATGCCAACGATGAACATCCCCACGAAGGCACCAAGGGACTGGTGGGCTTCGTCGTGGGCGGCCACATCGGCACCAACGGCCAGTAGGAGGCTCCCGACGACAATCAGCCTGTGCGGCCCCAGTCGATCGACAAGCCTCCCGACTATTGGTGAAAATGCGTACATCCCGACGATGTGCAGCGAGATCATGGCGCCGATGAGCTGGAGTCCATGGCCACCGGAACGCATGTGAAGCGGCATCATCGTCATGATTCCGACCATCACCACGTGCCCCACGACCATCGAGCCCACCGCTAGTCGTCCATCCGGTGATCCCACGATCGGACGGAGGAAGGATCGCAGCGGTTCACGTTCCTCGACGTTCCCGAGACCCCCGGCGACCACCAGCGGGTCGGGCCTCAGGAATAGGTGAACGGCCAGGGCGGCGATGCCAAACAGAAGAACTGACAACAGGTAGGGACCGGCTAACTCGTGGAGACCCACCAGAGTGGCCAACGAACGAAGTGGGCCAAATCCCAGCAGTGGACCAAGAACCGATCCGAAAGTCGAAGCCCAGATCAACATTCCAATGGCTGATCCCGGCTCCTCGGCAAGATCGGCTGAGGCGAACCGGGCTGCCATGTTCGATGCATAGCCCATACCCACCGAGAGCATTCCGAGCACGAGTAGCGGGTACCACCCGACCTGAGCAGCCACCAGACAGGCGAGTGCGCCAATGCCGGCGATGGCGTATCCGCCAGCAATACCGACCCGTCGCCCTCGCCTTGCCATCAGGCGTGCAAGTGGGATGGCCGTAATCGCCGCTCCTGTCGTCAGACCAGAGGCAGCGAGCCCTCCGAGTAGCTGATTGCTGGTCAGTTCTTCGCCGAGGATGGCCGCCGAGCTATACGCGCTGCTCATTGCTGCCCCGCCGGGGACAATGCCGCCC carries:
- a CDS encoding MFS transporter encodes the protein MHEPRVSEATSSEDQSARLGGTPVDRAGIQRRTLRTLMGGIVPGGAAMSSAYSSAAILGEELTSNQLLGGLAASGLTTGAAITAIPLARLMARRGRRVGIAGGYAIAGIGALACLVAAQVGWYPLLVLGMLSVGMGYASNMAARFASADLAEEPGSAIGMLIWASTFGSVLGPLLGFGPLRSLATLVGLHELAGPYLLSVLLFGIAALAVHLFLRPDPLVVAGGLGNVEEREPLRSFLRPIVGSPDGRLAVGSMVVGHVVMVGIMTMMPLHMRSGGHGLQLIGAMISLHIVGMYAFSPIVGRLVDRLGPHRLIVVGSLLLAVGADVAAHDEAHQSLGAFVGMFIVGIGWSFGLIASSALLVRTFDGPNRVGIQGLADMCMTTGGASAGIVAGLVLEVSTFPVLGHGAAVVGALPAVAVLIRWWSKRRMASAL